The following coding sequences lie in one Rutidosis leptorrhynchoides isolate AG116_Rl617_1_P2 chromosome 4, CSIRO_AGI_Rlap_v1, whole genome shotgun sequence genomic window:
- the LOC139904582 gene encoding uncharacterized protein isoform X2 translates to MFQVFIDFSSKALMSASSNNSVPAHVSPSAARRARQPRLRDPVKYDMATITHMTRAYTNETRIDALSDCMRVLPHTEVMDEIRADMDTFVSFKHGIEFETRKRNREVDTKFEALESVVRGLKTELEQVKGKLRKYETPDEPHTGPAYHTRSKKM, encoded by the exons ATGTTTCAAGTTTTTATAGATTTCTCGTCCAAAGCACTG atgtcggcttCAAGCAACAATTCCGTTCCTGCTCATGTTTCCCCGTCTGCCGCTCGTCGTGCACGACAGCCTCGCTTGAGAGATCCTGTTAAATACGACATGGCTACTATCACCCATATGACCAGGGCATATACGAATGAGACTCGCATTGATGCTCTTAGCGACTGTATGCGTGTCTTGCCGCATACGgaggtgatggatgagattagagctgaTATGGATACGTTCGTTAGCTTCAAGCATGGGATTGAGTTCGAGACTCGGAAGCGTAATCGAGAGGTGGAcactaagttcgaggctcttgagagcgtgGTTCGTGGTCTGAAGACGGAGTTGGAGCAGgtgaaaggaaagttgaggaagtatgagactcctgacgagcctcataccggcccagcttatcacacccgctccaagaAGATGTGA
- the LOC139904582 gene encoding uncharacterized protein isoform X1: protein MFQVFIDFSSKALVGIVIILDHFTSFVVRFLCGYFICFKMSASSNNSVPAHVSPSAARRARQPRLRDPVKYDMATITHMTRAYTNETRIDALSDCMRVLPHTEVMDEIRADMDTFVSFKHGIEFETRKRNREVDTKFEALESVVRGLKTELEQVKGKLRKYETPDEPHTGPAYHTRSKKM, encoded by the exons ATGTTTCAAGTTTTTATAGATTTCTCGTCCAAAGCACTG gtcggcattgtgatcattcttgatcactttacttcgtttgttgttcgctttttgtgtggttacttcatttgctttaag atgtcggcttCAAGCAACAATTCCGTTCCTGCTCATGTTTCCCCGTCTGCCGCTCGTCGTGCACGACAGCCTCGCTTGAGAGATCCTGTTAAATACGACATGGCTACTATCACCCATATGACCAGGGCATATACGAATGAGACTCGCATTGATGCTCTTAGCGACTGTATGCGTGTCTTGCCGCATACGgaggtgatggatgagattagagctgaTATGGATACGTTCGTTAGCTTCAAGCATGGGATTGAGTTCGAGACTCGGAAGCGTAATCGAGAGGTGGAcactaagttcgaggctcttgagagcgtgGTTCGTGGTCTGAAGACGGAGTTGGAGCAGgtgaaaggaaagttgaggaagtatgagactcctgacgagcctcataccggcccagcttatcacacccgctccaagaAGATGTGA